Proteins from a genomic interval of Paenibacillus sp. FSL R5-0623:
- the gatA gene encoding Asp-tRNA(Asn)/Glu-tRNA(Gln) amidotransferase subunit GatA, with amino-acid sequence MSLFEQSLPELHNKLHAKELSVSDLVDQAYQNIGAHDDKVKAYLALDEEQARARARQLDDRLVSGEEKGLLFGLPVGIKDNIVTNGLRTTCGSQFLRNFDPVYDATVVEKLKAADTVTIGKLNMDEFAMGGSNENSSFSPVRNPWALDRVPGGSSGGSAAAVAAGEAYFTLGSDTGGSIRQPASYCGVVGLKPTYGLVSRFGLVAFASSLDQIGPLTKNVEDSAYVLQAIAGYDAKDSTSAKVEIPDYLSGLTGDVKGLRIAVPKEYIGEGVDPQVKETVLSALKVLEGLGATWEEVSLPHTEYAVATYYLLASSEASSNLARFDGVRYGVRADNPDNLLDLYHQSRSQGFGPEVKRRIMLGTYALSSGYYDAYYLKAQKVRTLIKQDFDNVFAKYDVIIGPTAPTTAFKLGSQVDDPLTMYLNDILTIPVNLAGVPAVSIPCGFSDGLPVGLQIIGKAFDETTVLRVAHAFEQNTEFHKQRPQL; translated from the coding sequence GTGAGTTTATTTGAACAATCGTTGCCTGAGTTACATAACAAGCTACATGCCAAAGAGCTGTCGGTCAGCGATCTGGTGGATCAGGCGTATCAGAACATTGGCGCGCATGATGATAAAGTTAAGGCATATTTGGCACTGGATGAAGAACAAGCGCGCGCTCGTGCACGTCAACTGGATGACCGTCTGGTTAGCGGCGAGGAGAAAGGTTTGCTTTTTGGTCTGCCTGTAGGTATTAAGGATAACATCGTTACGAATGGACTGCGCACGACGTGTGGCAGCCAATTCCTTCGTAATTTCGACCCGGTGTATGACGCGACAGTTGTCGAGAAATTGAAAGCTGCGGACACCGTAACTATTGGTAAACTTAATATGGACGAATTCGCCATGGGCGGCTCCAATGAGAATTCAAGTTTCTCCCCTGTACGTAATCCATGGGCACTGGATCGTGTTCCAGGAGGTTCCAGCGGTGGTTCTGCAGCAGCTGTGGCTGCGGGAGAAGCATACTTCACGCTTGGATCAGATACAGGTGGCTCCATCAGACAGCCTGCTTCGTATTGTGGTGTTGTTGGATTGAAGCCAACGTACGGACTTGTTTCCCGCTTTGGATTGGTTGCATTTGCATCATCCCTGGATCAGATTGGTCCTTTGACGAAAAATGTTGAAGATTCTGCTTATGTATTGCAAGCCATTGCTGGTTATGACGCCAAAGATTCGACATCCGCAAAAGTAGAAATCCCCGATTATTTGAGCGGACTGACAGGTGATGTCAAAGGACTTCGTATTGCTGTTCCGAAAGAATACATCGGTGAAGGCGTCGATCCACAAGTGAAAGAGACAGTTCTGTCTGCATTGAAAGTTCTTGAAGGACTGGGGGCAACATGGGAAGAAGTATCCCTTCCGCATACCGAATATGCGGTGGCTACGTATTACCTGCTGGCTTCTTCAGAGGCTTCTTCGAACCTGGCTCGATTTGATGGTGTACGTTATGGCGTACGTGCAGACAATCCGGACAACTTGTTGGATCTGTATCATCAATCCCGCAGTCAAGGCTTTGGTCCCGAAGTGAAACGACGTATCATGCTTGGAACGTATGCACTCAGCTCGGGTTACTATGATGCCTATTATCTGAAAGCACAGAAAGTTCGTACATTGATCAAACAGGATTTCGACAATGTATTTGCCAAATATGATGTGATTATCGGACCAACTGCGCCAACTACGGCGTTCAAACTGGGTTCACAGGTGGATGATCCACTTACGATGTATCTGAACGATATTTTGACGATTCCAGTCAACCTGGCTGGTGTCCCTGCCGTTAGCATTCCATGTGGATTCTCGGATGGATTGCCTGTTGGCCTGCAAATTATCGGTAAAGCCTTTGATGAAACAACCGTATTGCGTGTAGCGCATGCGTTTGAACAAAATACAGAATTCCACAAGCAGCGTCCGCAGCTGTAG
- a CDS encoding GNAT family N-acetyltransferase translates to MNIQSLSLSDLETLGQLWRLQHVAYRLEAEIIGFQEIPPLMDTMETLRDCGEHFYGVHDDGELIGAVAVAEEEENTLTITRMMVHPDHFRKGIAASLMTYVLEQHADLPRYIVSTGTLNQPAVNLYTKFGFNPVEVTQIAPGVELTTFHKNKL, encoded by the coding sequence ATGAATATTCAATCATTGTCACTAAGTGATCTGGAGACGTTGGGACAGTTATGGAGACTTCAACATGTGGCCTATCGATTGGAAGCTGAAATCATCGGATTTCAGGAGATTCCTCCTTTGATGGATACGATGGAGACACTTCGGGATTGCGGAGAGCACTTTTATGGTGTCCATGATGACGGAGAACTTATCGGGGCTGTCGCTGTAGCGGAGGAAGAGGAGAACACACTGACCATTACACGAATGATGGTGCACCCGGATCACTTTCGCAAGGGAATTGCGGCATCTTTAATGACGTATGTGTTGGAACAGCATGCGGATCTTCCGCGTTATATCGTCTCCACAGGAACGCTGAATCAACCCGCAGTGAATCTGTACACCAAATTTGGTTTTAACCCCGTGGAAGTCACACAGATTGCACCTGGAGTGGAATTAACGACTTTTCACAAGAATAAACTTTAA
- the sigY gene encoding RNA polymerase sigma factor SigY: MIKAAELEEVRKAVSGDDSALAALLQRHYTFVYKYLVKVTMDANLAEETVQDTMIRCMENIHRYDGTSAFSSWMITIATRIYIDKTRRKKREQNWLALIRDQAVRRFRWQLETRNEEWTDVMDAMTRLTPEHRVAVLLKHYYGYGYDEIGEMLSIPAGTVKSRTAYGLRQLRKELE; encoded by the coding sequence ATGATAAAGGCAGCTGAGCTGGAAGAGGTACGCAAAGCAGTATCGGGAGACGATAGTGCACTCGCAGCGTTGTTGCAACGTCACTACACGTTTGTGTATAAGTATCTTGTCAAAGTGACAATGGACGCTAACCTCGCAGAAGAGACGGTGCAGGATACGATGATTCGTTGTATGGAAAATATCCATCGATATGATGGCACGTCTGCCTTTTCATCATGGATGATCACCATTGCGACTCGCATCTATATCGATAAGACAAGACGTAAGAAGAGAGAACAGAACTGGCTTGCTCTCATCCGGGATCAGGCTGTACGTCGATTCCGCTGGCAACTTGAGACTCGAAATGAAGAATGGACAGATGTCATGGATGCGATGACAAGACTGACACCCGAACATCGTGTTGCAGTGCTACTGAAGCATTATTATGGATACGGGTATGACGAGATCGGGGAAATGCTGAGTATTCCTGCGGGAACGGTGAAGTCACGCACAGCTTATGGTCTCCGTCAGTTAAGAAAGGAGCTGGAATAA
- the perR gene encoding peroxide-responsive transcriptional repressor PerR, with amino-acid sequence MATRVQHALEHLKTTGVRITPQRHAILNYLMESMGHPTADEIYRALEPQFPSMSVATVYNNLKMFLEAGMVRELTYGDNSSRFDANVTDHYHVICDQCGKIEDFSYPSLKSVELQAESSTGFEVHGHRLEVYGVCKSCRD; translated from the coding sequence ATGGCAACACGTGTCCAACATGCGTTGGAGCATCTGAAAACGACCGGTGTCCGTATTACACCCCAGCGTCATGCCATATTGAACTATCTGATGGAATCCATGGGGCATCCGACAGCCGATGAAATTTACCGAGCCCTTGAACCCCAATTTCCCAGTATGAGCGTGGCAACGGTATATAATAATTTGAAGATGTTTCTGGAAGCTGGCATGGTCCGGGAATTGACATACGGAGATAATTCAAGTCGCTTCGATGCCAATGTGACGGATCATTATCATGTTATCTGTGATCAATGCGGCAAGATTGAAGACTTCAGCTATCCTTCACTCAAAAGTGTAGAGCTTCAGGCGGAGTCTAGTACAGGATTCGAAGTACACGGTCACCGATTGGAAGTATATGGAGTTTGTAAAAGTTGCAGGGA
- a CDS encoding dehydrogenase — MSHKSIPGSPPVKHTQSGQNLPSARGIRRACSKELYRTAKRLKVYVSPERMKQAEEYYYGKVITNLLWIGENRDNRKKLCEWWNTDVSAEIAAMWEVDVEPLKDAFQHAFGGYRL, encoded by the coding sequence ATGTCACACAAGTCAATACCCGGTTCTCCGCCGGTCAAACATACGCAATCCGGTCAAAACCTTCCTTCTGCTAGAGGAATTCGCAGAGCATGCAGCAAGGAATTGTACCGGACAGCCAAAAGGCTAAAAGTATATGTCTCTCCCGAACGGATGAAGCAGGCGGAAGAATATTATTACGGTAAGGTGATCACAAATCTGCTCTGGATTGGGGAGAATCGCGACAACCGCAAGAAATTATGTGAGTGGTGGAACACGGATGTCAGTGCAGAGATCGCCGCGATGTGGGAAGTAGATGTTGAACCATTAAAAGATGCGTTTCAGCATGCATTTGGCGGGTATCGTCTGTAG
- a CDS encoding YxlC family protein: MSRSDDAQEQEVVERLQQHMKVLDDAFEPTSIPSLGVLEAQVRERRQIRRRANWIEMICFWLVGLFAITFGALFFVSAPALYLGIQALGTAVAVILAVIWAGRRRKEVHHE; this comes from the coding sequence ATGAGCAGATCAGATGATGCACAGGAACAAGAAGTTGTAGAACGATTGCAGCAACACATGAAAGTGCTGGATGATGCATTTGAGCCGACAAGTATTCCTTCTTTGGGTGTACTTGAAGCCCAAGTCAGGGAACGGAGACAGATTAGACGTCGAGCCAATTGGATCGAGATGATATGTTTCTGGTTGGTTGGATTGTTTGCCATTACCTTCGGGGCATTATTTTTCGTATCTGCTCCAGCTCTATATCTGGGAATCCAGGCTCTTGGTACAGCTGTTGCGGTGATTTTGGCTGTGATCTGGGCCGGACGACGCCGGAAGGAGGTTCATCATGAATAA
- a CDS encoding MgtC/SapB family protein, producing the protein MGDPWFIDEWHILLRLLLAMLLGGLVGLERERSNHAAGLRTHILVCLGSALIMMLSVYGFKDFANELNVRIDPARLATAVITGVGFLGAGTILFTGKSITGLTTAASIWVVAAIGLAAGAGFFFASIVSTVLVLLNLWVFNKLELRYLRGNKMHVVTLHTLSEPGFLEQLSSCMEQEKIKIRKITVNEQDLAYAEMVSVERKIEIVLHVQVPHDFQTVGLVSKLRQWEHVTKVSIE; encoded by the coding sequence TTGGGCGATCCCTGGTTCATTGATGAGTGGCACATTTTATTACGATTATTGCTGGCTATGCTGCTTGGAGGGCTCGTAGGCCTGGAGCGGGAACGGTCCAATCATGCTGCCGGTTTGCGTACCCATATCCTGGTATGTCTTGGCTCTGCACTGATTATGATGTTGTCTGTTTATGGCTTTAAAGATTTTGCTAATGAATTAAATGTAAGGATCGATCCAGCGCGTCTGGCTACTGCTGTAATTACTGGTGTCGGATTCCTGGGAGCAGGGACAATTCTCTTTACGGGAAAATCCATTACCGGACTGACTACAGCTGCTTCAATCTGGGTTGTTGCAGCCATTGGGCTCGCAGCAGGTGCGGGATTCTTTTTTGCATCGATCGTATCTACCGTCCTGGTATTGCTTAATCTCTGGGTATTTAACAAACTGGAGCTGAGGTATTTACGAGGGAACAAGATGCATGTCGTTACACTTCATACGTTGTCTGAACCTGGTTTTCTCGAACAACTGTCTTCATGTATGGAGCAGGAGAAGATCAAGATCCGTAAAATTACCGTGAATGAACAAGACCTGGCTTATGCAGAGATGGTGTCGGTTGAACGTAAAATTGAGATTGTATTACATGTCCAGGTACCGCATGATTTCCAAACGGTAGGTTTGGTATCCAAGTTAAGACAATGGGAACACGTTACCAAGGTGTCGATCGAATAA
- a CDS encoding DUF4097 family beta strand repeat-containing protein, with translation MNRKVRVGRYTAAALIIAVGVLLILDKRWGTDFVYEMVDWWPFLLVVLGVEYIVLFLWTRRRNKVQSDNPSNPDEQIKVRFRPDAKGILTSLILAASVFIVTEQDHYMHLWNRVSLNLGAASMDYSQAAGYMEDKGTIRVPVRMDTSDLVVEGVNGDISVQRGDTDEIEVRTVIWVDQTTEVQAKAVAAASFVEADGTKVIYIKATGKTYGVNEKTQPRMNLTITIPDDRRFNLDIRTSNGAILLNRPEAISTILAETGNGRIRITNAVGDISGKTLNGDVIVANAIGNVDLDSNRGDMKARGISGDVDLATQVGSISIADSVGEFIAETRNGNITLDGANLGIKAQSLNGSINIVSTKVGGDWDVYSAVGAINVLLPDRGDYSLVGSSSYGDLSTDLPFKVQNKTIEGQLGEGEYRVKIEGNSDLTIQSNPAVSTPETVTPDSEDTAENLEQTTEDGANSQEDSTEVP, from the coding sequence ATGAACCGTAAAGTCCGGGTTGGCCGCTATACGGCTGCCGCCTTAATCATAGCGGTCGGTGTGCTGTTGATTTTGGATAAACGGTGGGGAACTGACTTTGTATATGAGATGGTGGACTGGTGGCCATTTTTGCTCGTTGTTTTAGGTGTTGAATATATTGTGCTGTTCCTGTGGACACGCAGAAGAAACAAGGTGCAATCGGATAACCCGAGCAATCCTGATGAGCAAATCAAAGTACGTTTCAGACCCGATGCCAAAGGCATTCTAACCTCACTGATTTTGGCAGCTTCCGTATTTATCGTCACCGAGCAGGATCATTACATGCACTTATGGAATAGAGTGAGTCTAAATCTCGGAGCGGCATCCATGGACTATAGTCAAGCGGCAGGATATATGGAGGATAAGGGCACGATTCGTGTACCTGTTCGCATGGATACGTCAGACCTGGTGGTTGAAGGTGTCAACGGAGATATCTCGGTACAACGCGGAGATACGGATGAGATTGAAGTACGGACGGTGATCTGGGTAGATCAGACGACGGAAGTACAGGCAAAGGCCGTTGCAGCAGCCTCTTTTGTAGAGGCCGATGGTACAAAAGTGATTTATATCAAAGCTACAGGCAAGACGTATGGAGTCAATGAAAAAACACAGCCGCGTATGAATCTTACCATAACGATCCCGGATGATCGTCGTTTTAATCTGGATATTCGAACTTCCAATGGAGCCATATTATTAAATCGTCCGGAGGCCATTAGTACCATATTGGCCGAAACGGGTAACGGACGTATCCGGATTACCAATGCTGTTGGAGATATCTCCGGGAAAACGTTGAACGGAGATGTCATTGTAGCCAACGCCATAGGTAATGTCGATCTGGACAGTAACCGTGGAGACATGAAGGCTCGCGGTATTTCCGGCGATGTAGATCTTGCTACACAAGTGGGAAGTATCAGTATTGCGGACTCCGTTGGTGAATTCATCGCAGAGACACGCAACGGCAATATTACGCTGGATGGAGCCAATCTGGGAATCAAAGCCCAATCACTTAATGGCAGTATTAACATCGTATCTACCAAAGTCGGAGGGGACTGGGATGTGTACAGTGCGGTGGGAGCCATTAACGTATTACTTCCTGATCGTGGAGACTACAGTCTTGTGGGTTCCAGCAGTTATGGAGATCTGAGTACGGATCTGCCGTTCAAAGTACAGAATAAAACCATAGAAGGCCAGCTCGGTGAGGGCGAGTACAGGGTGAAAATCGAAGGCAACAGCGATCTCACCATTCAGAGTAACCCGGCTGTATCTACGCCTGAAACAGTTACACCTGATTCTGAAGATACGGCTGAGAATCTGGAACAGACAACCGAAGACGGAGCAAATTCCCAGGAGGATTCTACAGAGGTTCCTTGA
- the gatB gene encoding Asp-tRNA(Asn)/Glu-tRNA(Gln) amidotransferase subunit GatB: MSASKYETVVGLEVHVELHTNSKIFCGCSTAFGAPPNTHTCPVCLGHPGVLPVLNRQAVDYAMKAAMALNCTIADVSKFDRKNYFYPDSPKAYQISQFDQPIGENGWIDIEVNGETKRIGITRLHLEEDAGKLTHIDGGYASLVDFNRVGTPLVEIVSEPEISSPEEARAYLEKLRAIMQYCDVSDVKMEEGSLRCDANISLRPHGQEKLGTRAELKNMNSFRGVQRGLEYEQYRQAEILDDGGEVVQETRRWDEAQGKTLSMRGKEQAHDYRYFPDPDLVKLHIDADWKERIKATIPELPDERKARYTADYGLPSYDAEVITSSKAIADLFEDSLKFTQDAKSVSNWIMGDLLGYLNTSNLEVTQVPLTGQGLGEMIGLLEKGTINSKIAKTVFKEMLESGKLPQQIVEEKGLVQISDEGAILAIVEQVVANNPQSVEDYKAGKQKAIGFLVGQVMKESKGKANPALANQLLADVLNR; encoded by the coding sequence ATGTCCGCATCTAAATATGAAACGGTCGTTGGACTTGAAGTCCACGTGGAGTTGCATACAAACTCCAAAATTTTCTGCGGCTGCTCCACAGCTTTTGGAGCTCCGCCGAATACACATACCTGCCCGGTCTGTCTCGGACATCCGGGCGTACTGCCTGTACTGAATCGTCAGGCGGTAGACTACGCTATGAAGGCAGCGATGGCCCTGAATTGTACGATTGCTGATGTCAGCAAGTTTGACCGTAAAAACTACTTTTATCCCGATTCACCCAAAGCCTATCAGATCTCGCAATTCGATCAACCGATCGGTGAGAACGGCTGGATTGATATCGAAGTGAATGGTGAAACGAAACGAATTGGCATCACACGTCTTCACTTGGAAGAAGATGCAGGGAAGCTTACACATATCGATGGCGGATACGCGTCTTTGGTGGACTTCAACCGTGTCGGTACCCCGCTGGTGGAGATTGTATCCGAACCTGAGATTTCTTCTCCGGAAGAAGCGCGTGCGTATCTTGAAAAATTGCGTGCAATCATGCAGTACTGTGATGTGTCGGATGTGAAGATGGAAGAAGGTTCACTGCGTTGTGACGCCAACATCAGTTTGCGTCCACATGGTCAGGAGAAGCTGGGGACAAGAGCCGAGCTGAAAAACATGAACTCCTTCCGTGGTGTGCAGCGTGGTCTGGAATATGAACAGTATCGGCAGGCTGAAATTCTGGATGATGGCGGTGAAGTGGTTCAGGAGACGCGTCGTTGGGACGAAGCTCAAGGAAAAACACTGTCGATGCGTGGCAAGGAACAGGCGCATGACTATCGTTATTTCCCGGACCCGGATCTCGTGAAGCTGCATATTGATGCAGACTGGAAAGAGCGGATCAAGGCTACCATACCTGAGCTTCCGGACGAACGTAAGGCTCGTTACACGGCTGATTACGGATTGCCTAGTTATGATGCAGAGGTTATTACTTCATCGAAAGCTATTGCTGATCTTTTTGAAGATAGCCTGAAATTCACTCAGGATGCAAAATCCGTATCCAACTGGATTATGGGCGACTTACTGGGTTACCTGAATACGAGCAACCTCGAGGTGACTCAGGTTCCACTAACAGGCCAAGGTTTGGGTGAGATGATTGGCTTGCTTGAGAAGGGCACCATTAACAGTAAAATCGCGAAAACCGTATTCAAGGAAATGCTGGAGAGCGGCAAGCTTCCACAGCAGATCGTTGAAGAGAAGGGTCTTGTGCAGATTAGTGATGAAGGTGCCATTCTAGCCATCGTGGAGCAGGTTGTGGCGAACAATCCTCAATCTGTGGAAGATTATAAGGCTGGTAAACAAAAAGCCATTGGCTTCCTTGTTGGTCAGGTTATGAAAGAAAGTAAAGGCAAGGCGAATCCCGCTCTAGCCAACCAACTGCTTGCAGATGTACTGAACCGCTAA
- a CDS encoding sigmaY antisigma factor component, with protein MNKMHYSLDEISPLWLTLLGIFLLVQGTWIFQDARRRGRFPWLWGLWGITGFPTPLIIYWFVVIRSQRKPDGRNLK; from the coding sequence ATGAATAAAATGCATTATTCATTGGATGAGATTTCTCCACTCTGGCTTACATTACTTGGCATTTTTCTCTTGGTTCAGGGCACATGGATCTTTCAGGACGCACGCAGACGTGGACGATTCCCCTGGTTATGGGGATTATGGGGGATCACCGGATTTCCTACGCCGCTCATCATATACTGGTTCGTCGTGATTCGATCACAGCGCAAGCCAGATGGACGAAATCTGAAATAA
- a CDS encoding DedA family protein translates to MDFIHNLVGQLFDWIQSLGYFGIMLGLMLEVIPSEIVLAYGGFLVSQGNINFFGAMIFGTVGGVIAQLFIYWIGRYGGRPVLERYGKYILIQKKHIDHSEEWFRKYGTGVIFTARFVPVVRHAISIPAGITKMHTGKFILLTTLAVIPWTALFIYLGMILGDQWEHIDEKAAPYVMPILLVALALMIVYVLIKWMNVRKKKGSV, encoded by the coding sequence ATGGACTTTATTCATAACCTTGTTGGCCAATTGTTCGATTGGATTCAAAGTCTTGGGTACTTTGGAATCATGCTTGGATTAATGTTGGAAGTTATCCCAAGCGAAATTGTGCTGGCGTATGGAGGTTTTCTCGTTTCACAAGGTAATATCAACTTCTTCGGTGCTATGATTTTTGGTACGGTGGGCGGTGTGATTGCCCAGTTATTTATTTACTGGATTGGCCGTTATGGCGGCAGACCTGTACTTGAACGCTACGGTAAATACATACTCATCCAGAAAAAACACATCGACCATTCCGAGGAGTGGTTTCGCAAGTATGGTACAGGTGTCATTTTCACAGCGCGTTTTGTTCCGGTAGTAAGACATGCGATCTCCATCCCGGCTGGCATCACGAAAATGCACACAGGCAAATTCATCTTGCTTACTACACTCGCTGTTATACCTTGGACTGCATTGTTTATATATTTAGGGATGATTCTTGGAGATCAATGGGAGCATATTGATGAGAAAGCGGCACCATATGTTATGCCTATTTTGCTTGTCGCTCTCGCCCTTATGATCGTTTATGTACTTATTAAATGGATGAATGTTCGTAAAAAGAAAGGAAGTGTCTAG
- the gatC gene encoding Asp-tRNA(Asn)/Glu-tRNA(Gln) amidotransferase subunit GatC, producing the protein MSISNNDVQHVAKLARLNLTAEEEQTLTGQLNAILKYAEKLNELDTEDIEPTTHVLHVSNVMREDETKESLSIEQVMRNAPEEEDGQFKVPAVME; encoded by the coding sequence ATGAGTATTTCGAATAATGACGTTCAGCATGTGGCCAAGCTGGCCCGGCTCAACTTGACTGCTGAAGAAGAACAGACCCTGACAGGTCAGCTGAACGCGATTTTAAAATATGCAGAAAAGCTGAATGAGCTGGATACGGAAGACATCGAACCCACCACTCACGTTCTGCACGTAAGCAATGTTATGCGTGAAGATGAGACCAAAGAAAGCCTGTCGATTGAACAGGTGATGCGCAATGCACCGGAAGAAGAAGACGGGCAGTTTAAAGTGCCTGCTGTAATGGAATAA
- a CDS encoding MBL fold metallo-hydrolase codes for MLNIRTFTLGPLQTNAYLLQGDDPGKAVIIDPGMNPGPLLKAIQDLEIEAILLTHAHFDHMGGVDEIRKLKGCPVYLHDLESDWLTTPKLNGSLNWPQATPPLSTDPAEYAMDEGQKLNLIGHTFKVFHTPGHSPGSVSLLCDNDLFAGDVLFRMGVGRTDLTGGRERDLIDSIQNKLYTFADEVKVYPGHGPKTTIGYEKQNNPYVSAR; via the coding sequence ATGCTTAACATTCGTACGTTTACACTAGGCCCGCTTCAGACCAATGCGTATCTCCTACAAGGAGATGATCCGGGCAAAGCCGTCATTATCGATCCAGGCATGAATCCAGGGCCGCTGCTTAAGGCGATTCAAGACTTGGAGATTGAAGCCATTCTCCTCACTCATGCTCACTTTGATCATATGGGCGGGGTAGATGAGATCCGTAAATTGAAGGGATGTCCCGTGTATCTTCATGACTTGGAGAGCGACTGGCTCACCACCCCAAAATTAAATGGATCTTTGAACTGGCCGCAGGCGACACCACCCCTTTCGACAGACCCTGCTGAATATGCCATGGACGAAGGGCAGAAGCTGAATCTGATTGGTCATACGTTTAAAGTGTTCCATACACCTGGACATTCACCAGGCAGTGTAAGTTTGCTTTGTGATAACGACCTGTTTGCCGGTGATGTGCTGTTCCGCATGGGTGTGGGCAGAACGGACCTGACAGGAGGGCGTGAGCGGGATCTGATTGATTCAATCCAGAACAAGCTTTACACCTTTGCTGATGAAGTGAAAGTATATCCAGGTCATGGTCCCAAAACGACCATTGGTTATGAGAAACAGAACAATCCTTACGTGTCCGCAAGATAA
- a CDS encoding thioredoxin family protein encodes MGKPNLSHKFGKGLPPKDFIESMTKNQSEFQANYDSFTWSNEEDREFFESLNHRDDLRVLILAADWCGDVVRNIPVVFQALEISGIPTEVLIMENHPEVMDEFLTMGGRSVPVVIFADTGGHVLGQWGPRPQHVQEVMIEFKRLNPDREAADYQENLAVARQEIGKRYGKGTESHAAIIRELRELISGY; translated from the coding sequence ATGGGTAAACCCAACTTGTCTCACAAATTCGGTAAAGGTCTGCCACCCAAAGATTTTATCGAGAGTATGACCAAGAACCAAAGTGAATTCCAGGCCAATTATGATAGCTTTACTTGGTCGAACGAAGAGGATCGTGAGTTTTTTGAGAGTCTGAACCATCGCGATGATCTGCGTGTGTTAATTCTGGCTGCTGACTGGTGCGGGGATGTTGTCCGTAATATTCCGGTTGTGTTCCAGGCGCTTGAAATTTCAGGAATCCCAACAGAAGTTCTGATTATGGAGAACCATCCGGAAGTGATGGATGAGTTCCTGACGATGGGTGGCCGTTCCGTGCCAGTCGTTATTTTTGCAGATACAGGTGGTCATGTGTTAGGTCAGTGGGGACCTCGTCCGCAGCATGTACAGGAAGTCATGATTGAATTCAAACGCCTTAATCCGGATCGTGAAGCAGCAGATTATCAAGAAAATTTGGCTGTAGCGCGTCAAGAGATTGGTAAACGTTATGGGAAAGGAACGGAGTCACATGCGGCCATTATCCGTGAGCTGCGTGAACTGATTTCGGGTTACTAA